The following coding sequences lie in one Heyndrickxia oleronia genomic window:
- a CDS encoding response regulator transcription factor has protein sequence MIKILIANPDEFEAKGIQWLIETSISNVKVILGKNSLETLTILENEKPHILIYEMNIGIDDSLLKVIKITEPAIISLTMEATFEAAKKAIDIGTNFLLIKPFSPQELLHHVQTQIRDVIHKHLSLTTEAKLLGSPEIEYEDIFINGTKLASPYIFIAFQLEKSYLLSKLNSFLKEYSFPVKPLIFPLSDMTLCVFHSSTSINWSEICQRLLFDWEQREKESICIIINREDHPDLTLHDKYIHTKKMTEVTFFVGYKQVLEFSKELQWQFIDPFLTPNEQKQWIRFLNEGNKEGISDFLVTNFLDISDSYPDPGLLRIRLTSILAQIRRHMKSVNLNDQFFEQEYLHIFDSILYEPVIYRIVQKLLIFISTILDAAGEISKSQHLNIIDQCIHFLELNYWKPELDLADLANFVGRNASYLSHLFVEKTKKTFREKLNELRIKEAKRLLVETDMSIKEIAILSGFQNQHYFSKVFKKMVNQTPKQYRLLETIENY, from the coding sequence TTGATCAAAATACTAATCGCAAATCCTGATGAATTTGAGGCAAAAGGGATTCAATGGCTCATTGAAACGTCTATTTCAAACGTAAAGGTCATACTAGGAAAAAATTCACTTGAAACTTTAACGATCCTAGAAAATGAGAAACCACATATACTGATATATGAAATGAATATTGGAATCGATGATTCTTTACTAAAAGTAATTAAAATAACTGAGCCTGCTATCATCTCTCTCACAATGGAAGCGACATTTGAAGCGGCGAAAAAAGCAATTGACATAGGAACGAATTTTTTATTAATTAAACCATTTTCTCCGCAGGAACTTTTACATCATGTTCAAACTCAAATACGAGATGTTATACATAAACATTTAAGCTTAACTACCGAAGCTAAGTTATTAGGTTCCCCAGAGATTGAGTATGAGGATATATTTATTAATGGAACGAAATTAGCTTCACCTTATATATTCATAGCATTTCAGCTTGAAAAATCCTATCTTTTATCAAAATTGAATAGTTTTTTAAAAGAATATTCATTTCCGGTAAAACCTTTAATATTTCCGCTAAGTGATATGACATTATGTGTATTTCACTCCTCCACATCTATTAATTGGAGTGAAATATGTCAGCGCTTATTGTTCGATTGGGAACAAAGGGAGAAAGAATCGATTTGTATTATTATTAATCGTGAAGATCATCCTGATTTAACTTTACATGATAAATATATACATACAAAAAAGATGACAGAAGTCACGTTTTTTGTCGGTTATAAGCAGGTGTTAGAATTTAGTAAAGAATTGCAATGGCAATTTATTGATCCATTTCTAACACCTAACGAACAAAAACAATGGATTCGATTTTTAAATGAAGGAAATAAAGAAGGGATATCGGATTTTTTAGTCACTAATTTTTTGGATATTTCAGACTCCTACCCGGATCCAGGTTTATTAAGGATCCGATTGACAAGTATTCTTGCTCAAATCCGAAGACATATGAAATCCGTGAATTTAAATGATCAATTTTTTGAACAGGAATATTTACATATTTTTGATAGTATCTTGTATGAACCTGTTATTTATCGTATTGTTCAAAAACTTCTAATCTTCATATCGACGATTTTGGATGCGGCTGGGGAAATTAGTAAAAGTCAACATCTCAATATTATTGATCAATGTATCCATTTTTTAGAGTTAAATTATTGGAAACCCGAATTGGATTTAGCGGATTTAGCGAATTTTGTGGGAAGAAATGCTTCCTACTTAAGTCATTTATTTGTTGAAAAAACAAAAAAAACATTCCGTGAAAAATTAAATGAATTACGGATAAAAGAAGCAAAAAGATTATTAGTGGAGACCGATATGTCTATTAAGGAAATTGCAATCCTATCAGGCTTTCAAAACCAGCATTACTTCTCTAAAGTATTTAAAAAAATGGTCAATCAAACACCAAAGCAATATCGATTATTGGAAACGATTGAAAATTATTGA
- a CDS encoding methyl-accepting chemotaxis protein: MNGTIEYTVTEPTILDAFITVAPYLNKLVHDDITIGIYNTEKLILNIPGNTFSLNVKPGDPLAEGDIITDAIRENREKTAIVPKELFGFPLLAKAIPLHDKNGRVIGGVGLGTSLEKANKLYEVAESLSAIVEETAASIEEITGSITNLANQVTDISVHMKEVSTGADQIGQISSVVKGVSDQSNLLGLNAAIEAARAGESGRGFSVVADEIRKLATNSKENATQIDEISKNIQNLLKNLNTSFSGIHELTDSQSAAIQEISATIQEISKNAHHLAMMAQTSLESGK; the protein is encoded by the coding sequence ATGAATGGTACAATAGAATATACAGTAACAGAACCAACTATTTTAGATGCATTTATCACGGTGGCACCTTATCTTAATAAGCTGGTGCATGATGATATAACAATTGGTATTTATAATACAGAGAAATTAATTTTGAATATTCCCGGTAATACTTTTTCACTTAATGTAAAGCCTGGTGATCCTCTTGCAGAAGGGGATATAATAACGGATGCAATTAGAGAAAATCGTGAAAAAACAGCCATCGTTCCTAAAGAGTTATTTGGCTTTCCACTTCTGGCAAAAGCAATTCCTCTGCATGATAAAAACGGAAGAGTCATTGGTGGAGTAGGTCTTGGCACGAGTTTAGAAAAAGCAAATAAATTATATGAGGTAGCAGAAAGCCTATCTGCTATTGTTGAGGAAACAGCCGCTTCTATTGAGGAAATTACAGGATCTATAACAAATCTAGCCAATCAGGTTACTGATATTTCTGTTCATATGAAAGAGGTTAGTACAGGTGCTGATCAAATTGGACAAATTTCTTCAGTAGTTAAAGGGGTCTCAGATCAAAGTAATTTGTTAGGTTTAAATGCAGCTATAGAAGCAGCAAGAGCAGGAGAATCAGGGAGAGGTTTTTCAGTAGTTGCTGATGAAATAAGAAAACTAGCTACCAATTCAAAAGAAAATGCAACGCAAATCGATGAAATATCGAAGAATATTCAAAATCTCTTGAAAAACTTAAATACATCCTTTTCTGGGATTCACGAATTAACGGATTCTCAGTCCGCTGCTATTCAAGAAATAAGTGCGACAATCCAGGAAATAAGCAAAAATGCTCATCATTTAGCAATGATGGCTCAAACAAGTTTAGAATCCGGAAAATAA
- a CDS encoding TldD/PmbA family protein, producing the protein MLNKSIIEDVLNEALSTGGDFSEIFIEDRFTNNMTLHSGKLETSLSGRDFGIGVRVFKGLQSAYAYTTDFSREGLIKTAKNAAQAIKGNKIIQLSPFEPRTFNNQHPIEIIPQDVEKTRKLSVMKNAYDIAKSYHSSISQVNVRYSDEEQNVLIANSEGTFVEDTRIRSRMLIQAIATRDNQMETGYYGPGALQGFEFIENLNLEHYAREAARIAVTMLDASPCPSGKFPVIIDNEFGGVIFHEACGHGLEATAVAKKHSVFADRLGQQVAPEIVTYIDDGTLKNEWGSINIDDEGELSRKNVLIENGILKGYLIDKFNSRRMGMESTGSGRRESFRFAPTSRMTNTYIAPGKSSPEEIISNTENGIYTKYMGGGQVNTTTGDYNFAVMEAYEVKNGKLGKPLKGATLIGNGPKTLQKVDMVGNNLGHGAGMCGSQSGSIPVNVGQPMIRVSEITVGGSNE; encoded by the coding sequence ATGTTAAATAAATCAATAATTGAAGATGTACTTAACGAAGCTTTATCGACAGGAGGAGATTTTTCAGAAATATTTATTGAAGATCGTTTCACCAACAATATGACACTACATAGTGGAAAATTGGAAACTAGTCTTTCTGGAAGAGATTTTGGAATCGGGGTCCGAGTATTTAAAGGGTTACAAAGTGCTTATGCGTATACAACAGATTTCAGTCGAGAAGGATTAATAAAAACAGCTAAAAATGCAGCACAAGCAATTAAAGGAAATAAAATTATACAATTATCCCCATTTGAACCAAGAACCTTTAATAATCAACATCCCATTGAAATTATTCCTCAAGATGTTGAAAAAACAAGGAAATTATCAGTGATGAAAAATGCATATGATATTGCCAAAAGCTATCATTCTAGTATTTCGCAAGTAAATGTTCGCTATTCGGATGAGGAGCAAAATGTTTTAATCGCTAATTCTGAAGGAACTTTTGTTGAGGATACACGTATTCGCAGTAGGATGTTAATTCAAGCGATAGCCACACGTGATAACCAAATGGAAACTGGCTATTATGGGCCTGGTGCATTGCAAGGATTTGAATTTATTGAAAATCTAAATTTAGAACATTATGCAAGAGAAGCTGCTCGAATTGCAGTTACCATGTTAGATGCAAGTCCATGTCCGAGTGGGAAGTTTCCGGTAATCATTGATAATGAATTTGGCGGTGTTATTTTTCACGAAGCCTGTGGACATGGATTAGAAGCAACAGCTGTAGCAAAAAAGCATTCTGTATTCGCTGATCGTTTAGGTCAACAGGTTGCACCAGAAATTGTTACGTATATTGATGATGGTACGCTAAAAAATGAATGGGGTTCTATCAATATTGACGATGAAGGAGAACTTTCAAGAAAAAATGTTCTTATTGAAAATGGTATTCTCAAAGGCTATTTGATTGATAAATTCAATTCAAGAAGAATGGGTATGGAATCAACTGGATCAGGAAGAAGGGAATCCTTCCGCTTTGCTCCAACCTCCCGAATGACCAATACGTATATTGCACCCGGAAAGTCATCACCAGAGGAAATTATCTCTAATACTGAGAACGGAATATATACTAAATATATGGGCGGAGGACAGGTTAATACTACGACAGGTGATTATAACTTTGCAGTAATGGAAGCGTATGAAGTGAAAAACGGAAAACTAGGTAAGCCTTTAAAAGGAGCTACATTAATTGGAAACGGTCCTAAAACATTACAGAAGGTAGATATGGTTGGGAATAATTTAGGGCATGGTGCAGGAATGTGCGGTTCGCAAAGTGGAAGTATACCTGTAAATGTAGGACAGCCAATGATTCGTGTAAGTGAAATAACAGTAGGGGGAAGTAATGAATGA
- a CDS encoding S66 family peptidase — MLPNRLTPGDEIRVLAPSTSMAVIKGKQIENAVQCLESLGFNISFGKYVDEHDEFFSTSIKHRLKDLHDAFQDPNVKGILTAIGGYNVNQLLKNIDYNLIKNNPKILCGHGDITALQLAIYKKTGLITYSGPHFSTFGMKKTSAYTLQSFLEAVTNDAPFEIIPSNIWSDDKWYIEEEERQYLPNEYMIIQEGTAEGKLIGGNLSTINLLQGTEFLPSIEDSIFFIEDDEESHPLSFERNLQALLHLPQFDKVRGIMIGRFQKGSNMTESALRRIIESKYELRGIPIVANVNFGHTDPITTIPIGTKATLEVFTETVEVYIDQNEY, encoded by the coding sequence ATGTTACCCAATAGATTAACACCAGGTGATGAGATAAGAGTGTTAGCTCCTTCGACAAGTATGGCCGTTATAAAAGGAAAACAAATTGAAAATGCTGTACAGTGTTTAGAATCATTAGGATTTAACATATCATTTGGAAAATATGTAGATGAACATGATGAATTTTTCTCAACATCTATCAAACATCGCTTAAAAGATTTACATGATGCTTTTCAGGATCCAAATGTAAAAGGAATTTTAACAGCAATTGGTGGATACAATGTTAACCAACTCTTAAAAAATATTGATTATAACCTAATTAAAAATAATCCAAAAATCTTATGTGGTCATGGTGACATTACAGCACTTCAACTAGCCATTTACAAAAAAACAGGATTAATTACATACTCAGGTCCGCATTTTTCCACCTTTGGTATGAAAAAAACATCAGCATATACACTTCAATCCTTTTTAGAGGCAGTTACGAATGACGCACCTTTTGAAATAATTCCTTCAAACATATGGAGTGATGACAAATGGTATATAGAGGAAGAAGAGCGACAATATCTTCCTAACGAATACATGATAATTCAAGAGGGAACGGCTGAAGGAAAGCTAATTGGTGGGAATCTTTCTACTATCAATTTGTTACAAGGAACGGAATTTCTACCTTCTATAGAAGACAGTATCTTTTTTATTGAAGATGATGAAGAATCTCACCCTTTATCTTTTGAACGAAATTTACAGGCTTTACTACACCTGCCTCAATTTGATAAAGTTCGAGGAATAATGATCGGAAGATTTCAAAAAGGCTCGAATATGACAGAATCAGCCTTGAGAAGAATCATTGAATCCAAATATGAATTAAGAGGCATTCCTATAGTAGCTAATGTAAATTTTGGACATACAGATCCAATAACAACTATTCCGATAGGCACAAAAGCAACATTAGAGGTATTTACAGAAACCGTTGAAGTATATATTGACCAAAATGAATATTGA
- a CDS encoding MaoC/PaaZ C-terminal domain-containing protein, translated as MDNLETIHKPTITHTQLVRYAGASGDFNPIHTVVPIGEKAGLGGVIAHGMLIMGLAGDAIGKWFPRRNLRKFNVRFSAMTRPGESLCIEGSIIDEIEVDGEIRYVGNITVKNREGERKLKGQFQVKKEI; from the coding sequence ATGGATAATCTAGAAACCATACATAAACCAACAATCACTCATACACAACTTGTAAGATATGCAGGAGCTTCAGGGGATTTTAATCCAATCCACACAGTTGTACCAATCGGTGAGAAGGCAGGATTAGGGGGGGTTATTGCCCATGGAATGCTAATCATGGGACTAGCTGGAGATGCAATAGGTAAATGGTTTCCGAGAAGAAATCTTCGCAAATTTAATGTTCGTTTTTCTGCGATGACGAGACCAGGTGAAAGCCTGTGTATAGAAGGTTCTATCATTGATGAAATAGAAGTGGACGGCGAGATTAGATATGTAGGGAATATTACTGTAAAAAATCGTGAGGGTGAAAGAAAATTAAAGGGCCAATTTCAAGTAAAAAAAGAAATTTGA
- a CDS encoding M20 peptidase aminoacylase family protein — protein MFVCSNEIQDRLLKIFQQLHQTPEISWEERETTKIIADIVEKEGCKVSRFENQTGLIAEIGSGKPVIAIRADMDALWQEVDGIFQANHSCGHDAHMTIVLGVLFLLKNTSFKGTIRFIFQPAEEKGQGALSMVEKQIVDDVDYLFGVHLRPYQEVPNGYCSPMIIHGACRFINGNIIGDDLHGARPHLGANAIEIGATLDQMLKTIHIDPLVPSSVKLTKFQAGGESSNIIPGNAEFSIDMRAQTNEAMEKMQSKIDLMIDALERFYEVKIPYQISSNVPAAVTNEDACDILKEAIFHVLGSNRCVPPIQTTGGDDFHYYKIKRPELKATMLGLGCDLKPGLHHPNMTFDQKAIFTGSTILATAINIASNK, from the coding sequence ATGTTTGTTTGTTCGAATGAAATACAAGATCGACTTCTAAAGATTTTTCAACAGCTTCATCAAACCCCAGAGATTAGCTGGGAAGAAAGGGAGACAACTAAAATAATTGCGGATATTGTAGAAAAAGAAGGATGTAAAGTTTCTAGATTTGAAAATCAAACTGGTCTTATTGCAGAAATTGGGAGCGGAAAACCGGTTATTGCTATTCGAGCTGACATGGATGCATTATGGCAGGAGGTAGATGGAATATTTCAAGCAAATCATTCTTGCGGGCATGATGCCCATATGACAATTGTATTAGGGGTATTATTCTTATTGAAAAATACTTCTTTCAAAGGTACTATAAGATTTATTTTTCAACCTGCAGAGGAAAAAGGGCAAGGGGCATTAAGTATGGTTGAAAAACAGATTGTAGATGATGTAGATTACCTTTTTGGAGTTCATTTGCGTCCATATCAAGAAGTTCCAAATGGATATTGTTCGCCAATGATTATCCATGGTGCCTGTCGATTTATCAATGGGAATATTATTGGAGATGATCTCCACGGTGCAAGACCTCATCTAGGTGCAAATGCTATTGAGATAGGTGCCACTCTTGACCAAATGCTTAAAACCATACACATTGATCCCCTTGTACCATCATCTGTTAAACTAACTAAGTTTCAAGCTGGTGGAGAGAGCTCCAATATTATACCTGGTAATGCTGAATTCAGTATAGATATGCGGGCTCAAACGAATGAAGCGATGGAAAAAATGCAATCAAAAATTGACTTAATGATCGATGCATTAGAACGTTTTTATGAAGTCAAAATCCCTTATCAGATTAGTTCGAATGTCCCTGCAGCAGTAACCAATGAAGATGCTTGTGACATATTAAAAGAAGCAATCTTTCATGTTTTAGGAAGTAATCGATGCGTACCTCCAATCCAAACAACAGGTGGGGACGATTTCCATTATTATAAAATTAAACGACCGGAATTAAAGGCAACAATGCTTGGATTAGGTTGTGACTTGAAGCCTGGGTTGCATCATCCTAATATGACTTTTGATCAAAAAGCAATATTTACCGGTTCGACTATACTAGCAACTGCCATAAATATTGCATCTAATAAATAA
- a CDS encoding FAS1-like dehydratase domain-containing protein: protein MNKTGLTFSIDSFIVERGKIKEFVLAIGDENPIYKDLSYAKEMGYKDIPIPPTFPTVIEMWGGLDFETIIQELELDPLMVLHGEQEYEYLDEIYAGDTISCSAKVTAHVKKRRMDIITIEVVYKRDCEVVLISRSNIIERKG, encoded by the coding sequence ATGAATAAAACTGGCCTTACTTTTTCCATCGATTCATTTATTGTAGAGCGTGGAAAAATAAAGGAATTTGTGCTGGCAATCGGGGATGAAAATCCAATTTATAAAGATCTTTCCTACGCTAAAGAAATGGGATATAAGGATATACCCATTCCCCCTACGTTTCCAACGGTGATTGAAATGTGGGGTGGATTAGATTTCGAAACGATCATTCAGGAGCTCGAACTAGATCCACTTATGGTTTTGCATGGTGAACAGGAATACGAATATTTAGATGAGATTTATGCTGGAGACACGATTTCCTGTTCTGCTAAAGTAACTGCACATGTTAAAAAAAGAAGAATGGATATTATAACAATTGAAGTAGTCTATAAAAGAGATTGTGAAGTCGTGTTAATTAGTCGTTCCAATATTATTGAAAGAAAGGGATGA
- a CDS encoding Nramp family divalent metal transporter, whose protein sequence is MSEKTLTKKYITKKSKTSVSAHAVLRGEVTGIKKILPFLGPAFIAAVAYIDPGNFATNITAGSKYGYLLLWVIAISNLMAVLIQSLSAKLGIATGKNLPEVARDRFPKGVSIFLWIQSELVIIATDLAEFIGAALGLYLLFDIPMIPAALITAVGSFAILELQRRGFRSLEAGIAAMVLIVVLAFAFQTFLAKPDMGAVFGGMLTPKFEGVDSILLAAGILGATVMPHAIYLHSSLTQNRIVGRNDAEKKRIFKFEFIDIVIAMIIAGAINMCMLIVSAALFFKNGLVVEDLDIAFHEFSHYVGPVAAISFGLGLLIAGLSSSSVGTMAGDVVMQGFINVRINLYLRRAITMLPALAIIISGVNPTDALVMSQVILSFGIAFALVPLIMFTSNKTIMGGLTNHKITTMIAWVVAVLVILLNLFLLYETIF, encoded by the coding sequence ATGAGTGAGAAAACTTTAACAAAAAAATATATAACCAAAAAAAGTAAAACAAGTGTATCTGCTCATGCAGTCTTAAGAGGTGAGGTTACAGGAATCAAAAAAATCCTTCCCTTTTTAGGACCTGCATTTATTGCTGCAGTGGCGTATATTGATCCAGGAAATTTTGCAACAAACATTACGGCTGGCTCCAAATATGGTTATCTTTTATTATGGGTGATTGCTATTTCCAATCTGATGGCTGTCCTTATTCAATCATTATCTGCAAAATTAGGTATTGCGACAGGAAAAAACTTACCTGAGGTAGCTAGAGATCGATTTCCAAAAGGAGTTTCAATCTTTTTATGGATTCAATCTGAGTTAGTCATTATTGCAACAGATTTAGCTGAATTTATCGGTGCAGCACTAGGATTATATTTGCTATTTGACATTCCTATGATACCTGCCGCATTGATAACTGCTGTTGGTTCATTTGCAATATTAGAATTACAGCGACGCGGATTTCGTTCATTGGAAGCAGGTATCGCAGCAATGGTTCTTATAGTGGTTCTAGCATTTGCTTTTCAAACATTTTTAGCTAAACCTGATATGGGAGCCGTTTTTGGAGGAATGCTTACACCAAAATTTGAAGGCGTTGACAGTATTTTACTCGCTGCTGGTATTTTAGGGGCAACAGTTATGCCACATGCGATCTATCTGCACTCTTCGCTTACACAGAATCGTATAGTTGGTAGAAATGATGCAGAAAAGAAACGAATCTTTAAATTTGAATTTATTGATATTGTTATTGCGATGATCATTGCTGGTGCAATCAATATGTGTATGCTAATTGTTTCTGCTGCCTTATTTTTTAAAAATGGTTTAGTTGTAGAGGACCTAGATATAGCATTTCATGAATTTAGTCACTATGTCGGACCAGTTGCGGCAATTTCTTTTGGACTTGGTTTATTAATTGCCGGTCTATCTAGCTCATCTGTTGGAACAATGGCTGGAGATGTAGTTATGCAAGGGTTTATCAATGTAAGAATAAATTTATATTTAAGAAGAGCCATTACAATGCTACCTGCTCTTGCTATTATCATTTCTGGAGTTAATCCAACCGATGCATTAGTCATGAGTCAAGTGATTCTTTCATTTGGAATTGCTTTTGCATTAGTACCACTGATCATGTTTACAAGTAATAAAACAATTATGGGTGGTCTAACCAACCATAAAATTACGACTATGATTGCATGGGTTGTTGCAGTTCTAGTAATATTACTAAACTTATTTTTACTATACGAAACCATTTTTTAA
- a CDS encoding TldD/PmbA family protein — MNIGEFQFQLFETALNEGFTDVEMYYEKKEVFGCQVYKGEIDHYEIAEDGGISFRGLIEGKMGYAYSEKIDDDSIRFLVQHAKENAVILQEDGLEEIFEGSNSYEKGDFFSNSLNETTIPEKIQFIKEVENKVLSYDPRIKTTDYCRIQSETITRKIFNNKGLSLSDQMNYLYVYVSVVAKEGNETKTGVGFEITKDFHSLQADKIAEKAANEALSQLGSKNIESKSYPVLLKNDAAANFLSVFVPNFSAENTQAGLSVLKDKLGMKIASDKVSIIDDPFLEKGLASRTFDSEGVASKPLNLVESGVLRSFLHNLKTAKKDQVVTTGHAKKDSYKGSVKVGPSNLYIKPSTISFKELVNDMKEGVFITELSGLHSGVNTVSGDFSVAANGFYIKDGAIQYPVNLMTIAGNFYELLNDVDAVGADLNFPLNNIGSPSLCIKSLSVTVE; from the coding sequence ATGAATATAGGAGAATTTCAATTCCAACTATTTGAAACTGCTTTAAATGAAGGATTTACGGATGTTGAGATGTATTATGAAAAGAAAGAAGTATTTGGCTGCCAAGTATATAAAGGGGAAATAGACCATTATGAAATTGCAGAGGATGGTGGAATATCTTTTCGTGGGTTAATTGAAGGAAAAATGGGCTATGCCTATTCGGAGAAAATTGATGATGATTCTATTCGATTTTTAGTACAGCATGCAAAGGAAAATGCAGTAATCCTTCAAGAGGACGGATTAGAAGAGATCTTTGAGGGCAGTAATTCTTATGAAAAGGGTGACTTCTTTTCTAATTCTTTAAATGAAACGACCATTCCAGAAAAAATACAATTTATCAAAGAAGTAGAGAATAAAGTACTTTCATATGATCCAAGAATAAAAACTACAGATTATTGTAGAATTCAATCTGAAACTATTACACGAAAGATTTTCAATAACAAAGGACTATCATTAAGTGACCAAATGAATTATTTATATGTTTATGTCAGTGTTGTTGCAAAGGAAGGCAATGAAACAAAAACCGGGGTAGGATTTGAAATAACGAAAGATTTCCACTCATTACAGGCAGATAAAATAGCAGAAAAAGCAGCAAATGAAGCACTTTCGCAATTAGGATCTAAAAATATTGAAAGTAAAAGTTATCCTGTATTATTAAAAAATGATGCAGCGGCAAATTTTTTGTCTGTTTTTGTACCAAATTTTTCTGCAGAAAACACACAAGCAGGACTATCCGTTTTAAAAGATAAGCTAGGAATGAAAATTGCAAGTGATAAAGTGTCTATTATTGATGATCCATTTTTGGAAAAGGGGCTAGCATCAAGAACATTTGATAGTGAAGGTGTAGCTTCGAAACCATTAAACTTAGTGGAATCAGGTGTTTTACGTTCATTTTTGCATAATTTAAAAACAGCAAAAAAGGATCAAGTTGTTACGACAGGCCATGCAAAGAAGGACTCATATAAAGGTTCGGTAAAAGTCGGTCCATCAAATCTGTATATTAAACCTTCTACTATCTCTTTCAAAGAATTAGTTAACGATATGAAAGAAGGAGTATTCATTACTGAACTATCTGGATTACACTCTGGTGTGAACACAGTATCAGGTGATTTTTCCGTTGCAGCAAATGGCTTCTATATTAAGGATGGAGCTATTCAATATCCCGTTAACTTAATGACCATTGCCGGCAATTTTTACGAATTATTGAATGATGTTGATGCAGTCGGCGCTGATTTGAATTTTCCTTTAAACAATATTGGTTCTCCTTCACTTTGTATCAAATCATTATCTGTTACTGTAGAATAA
- a CDS encoding flavin reductase family protein — protein sequence MDERTFRDAMGNFATGITVVLAEIDGQIHGMTVNAFMSVSLDPMLVMVSIDEKAMMYEKIIDANHFSICFLREDQQDYSMIFANQKQPNHPIQFDRFDGQPILKNPLAAITCSKYELKQAGDHMLVLGEVKNILINEGKPLLYYQGQYKKITE from the coding sequence ATGGATGAACGTACTTTTCGAGACGCTATGGGGAATTTTGCAACAGGAATTACTGTGGTTTTAGCTGAAATTGATGGACAAATTCATGGTATGACAGTGAATGCCTTTATGTCTGTTTCACTAGATCCAATGCTTGTTATGGTTTCAATAGATGAAAAAGCTATGATGTATGAAAAAATTATAGATGCAAATCATTTTTCTATTTGTTTCTTAAGAGAAGATCAGCAAGATTATTCCATGATCTTTGCTAATCAAAAACAACCAAATCACCCCATTCAATTTGATCGTTTCGATGGTCAACCAATTTTAAAAAACCCCTTGGCAGCAATTACATGTAGTAAGTATGAATTAAAGCAAGCTGGAGACCACATGCTTGTACTTGGAGAAGTCAAGAATATTCTTATAAACGAAGGAAAGCCGCTTTTATATTATCAAGGGCAATATAAAAAGATTACTGAATAA
- a CDS encoding NAD-dependent epimerase/dehydratase family protein produces the protein MKTALVLGGTRFFGVKLVHSLIRQGVEVTVATRGKTNIPFSDKVKLITFDRNSLDSFQTAFEGGQWDVVYDQICYSGVDARNAVEIFQDKTKKYIFTSTLSVYDLLDKELVERDFDPYTYPIDLKEKDEVSYQEGKRQAEAVFFQKASLPVTAVRFPIVLGGNDYTERMTFYINKVINDEAIYLRNLDASISFVNEDEAGDFLAWIGQTNFDGPINCCTNGSVTLREFISFIELAAGKKAKVEITQSDNKQTPYSIPKSWTMSNQKARDLGYHFQDIHQWLPELIKKSI, from the coding sequence ATGAAAACAGCTTTAGTGCTTGGTGGAACAAGATTTTTTGGGGTTAAACTAGTTCATTCACTCATTCGTCAAGGGGTAGAGGTAACCGTAGCAACAAGAGGAAAAACAAATATCCCTTTCTCGGATAAGGTGAAGCTTATTACATTTGATCGAAATAGTCTCGATTCTTTCCAGACTGCATTTGAAGGTGGACAATGGGATGTCGTGTATGATCAAATTTGCTATTCAGGTGTAGATGCAAGAAATGCGGTCGAGATTTTTCAAGATAAAACAAAAAAATATATCTTCACCTCTACATTGTCTGTGTATGATCTCCTAGATAAAGAGTTAGTTGAAAGGGATTTTGACCCATATACATACCCAATTGATCTAAAAGAAAAGGATGAAGTGTCCTATCAAGAAGGAAAGCGTCAAGCGGAGGCTGTATTTTTCCAGAAAGCATCGCTACCAGTCACAGCAGTCAGATTTCCGATTGTACTTGGAGGTAATGATTATACTGAGAGAATGACATTTTATATAAATAAGGTCATAAATGATGAAGCGATTTATTTAAGAAACTTAGATGCATCTATAAGTTTTGTGAATGAAGACGAAGCAGGGGATTTTTTGGCTTGGATTGGCCAGACTAATTTTGATGGCCCTATCAATTGCTGTACGAATGGATCTGTTACTTTACGAGAATTTATCTCTTTTATTGAACTAGCAGCTGGCAAAAAAGCTAAGGTTGAAATTACTCAGAGTGATAATAAACAAACTCCTTATTCGATTCCTAAATCATGGACCATGAGCAATCAAAAAGCAAGAGATTTAGGCTACCACTTTCAAGACATTCATCAATGGCTGCCTGAACTAATTAAAAAATCAATCTAA